Proteins found in one Lepeophtheirus salmonis chromosome 9, UVic_Lsal_1.4, whole genome shotgun sequence genomic segment:
- the LOC121124159 gene encoding uncharacterized protein: MKFLLLVFFFTFVSANSVEKDSSKCAFCKKTIATVFEMLQNEENQQNIIDKLEKGCKQLETELPFLAEPCYDLLENVVKPQLGEAVENFPTPEEACHIINYC; this comes from the exons atgAAGTTCTTACtacttgtattcttttttaccTTTGTTTCGGCAAACAGTGTGGAAAAAGACTCCTCAAAATGTGCTTTCTGTAAGAAAACGATCGCTACTGTTTTTGAAATGCTTCAAAATGAGGAAAATCAACAAAACATTatcgataaattagaaaag GGTTGTAAACAACTTGAGACTGAACTTCCATTCCTAGCAGAGCCCTGCTATGATTTACTTGAGAATGTGGTCAAACCTCAGCTTGGTGAAGCAGTTGAGAATTTCCCTACTCCTGAAGAGGCTtgtcatattattaattactgtTGA